The following are encoded in a window of Emcibacter sp. SYSU 3D8 genomic DNA:
- a CDS encoding [protein-PII] uridylyltransferase, whose protein sequence is MQHQVANRKAIINRQALIASLEDQVRDAARGDQRAVLVKFLQDQLAAGDAEIRRRLLDGESGRKVAFARSFLIDQIIRVLYDFTLTYEYQADNPTSSEHLSVVAVGGYGRGEMAPFSDVDLLFLLPYKQTAWGEQVVEFMLYVLWDLGLKVGYSVRAIDECLRLARKDLTIRTALLEMRYVWGDRTLYDELRGRFDKEVVASSGPDYVEAKLAERDDRHKRMGDTRYLVEPNLKDGKGGLRDLHTLYWLLKYLYRTDDVGVLVEKGVLSAQEKQRFDKAEKFLWTVRFHLHDLVGRAEERLTFDVQKPLAERLNYTDHLGASGVERFMKHYFLTAKNIGDLTRIFCAHLEDQHQKKPLLRLPKIGLRRRELEGFAIEGDRISFADPKDIERDPASIMRLFRVAQMRELDIHPEALRLITRNLRRIDKKVREDPQANAIFMEMMTSPRDPATTLRRLNEAGVLGRFIPDFGRVVAQMQHDMYHHYTVDEHTIRAIEILAKVEAGNLADEHPTLHKIIHKVLSRRVMYMSVLLHDIAKGRGGDHSVLGAKVARRLCPRMGFTEGETEATAWLVRWHLIMSNVAFKRDISDPKTIKDFCDVVQSPERLRLLLCLTVVDIKAVGPGVWNGWKGQLLRELYFSAEDYLTGGQLAEASGRRAGYARDALRKALTDWSDEAFETYAKRHYDHYWTGTPLEVQIDDARLVVNTDGADRKYAMTTSSDTFRAATNLTVYTQDHPGLFARIAGAIALLDASIVDAKIFTTKDGMALDHFTIQDRGDKAFTDAARLKRLEKMIRQTMAGEVIPKRELAKPAAMPSRTRKVFTVAPIVLIDNNASHTHTVIEVNGRDRPGFIYDVTRALFDLKLTISSAHIATFGERAVDTFYVRDLFGHKITHEGRLRAIEERLLESVREPGGDKRPPKKTESKENAPAKAPTKAAKNAAAAE, encoded by the coding sequence ATGCAGCATCAGGTTGCCAACCGAAAGGCCATCATTAACCGCCAGGCTCTGATCGCGAGCCTGGAGGATCAGGTCCGCGACGCGGCGCGCGGCGATCAGCGCGCCGTGCTGGTCAAATTCCTGCAGGACCAACTCGCCGCCGGCGACGCGGAAATCCGCCGCCGCCTGCTCGACGGCGAAAGCGGCCGCAAGGTGGCGTTCGCGCGGTCGTTCCTGATCGATCAGATCATCCGCGTGCTCTACGACTTCACCCTCACCTACGAATATCAGGCCGACAACCCGACCAGCTCCGAGCACCTCTCCGTGGTTGCCGTCGGCGGTTATGGCCGGGGCGAGATGGCGCCGTTCTCTGACGTGGATCTGCTGTTCCTGCTGCCCTACAAGCAGACCGCCTGGGGCGAGCAGGTGGTCGAGTTCATGCTCTACGTGCTGTGGGACCTGGGTCTGAAGGTCGGCTATTCGGTCCGCGCCATCGACGAGTGCCTGCGCCTGGCGCGCAAGGACCTGACCATCCGCACCGCGCTGCTCGAGATGCGCTATGTCTGGGGCGACCGGACGCTGTACGACGAGCTGCGCGGCCGGTTCGACAAGGAGGTAGTGGCCTCCAGCGGCCCGGATTACGTGGAAGCCAAGCTGGCCGAGCGCGACGATCGCCACAAGCGCATGGGCGACACCCGTTATCTGGTCGAGCCGAACCTGAAGGACGGCAAGGGCGGCCTCCGGGATCTGCACACCCTCTACTGGTTGCTGAAATATCTCTACCGGACCGACGACGTGGGCGTGCTGGTCGAGAAGGGCGTATTGTCGGCCCAGGAGAAACAACGCTTCGACAAGGCCGAGAAATTCCTCTGGACGGTGCGGTTCCATCTGCACGATCTCGTCGGCCGCGCCGAGGAGCGCCTGACTTTCGACGTCCAGAAGCCCCTGGCCGAACGGCTGAACTATACCGACCATTTGGGCGCCTCGGGTGTCGAGCGGTTCATGAAGCACTACTTCCTGACCGCCAAGAACATCGGCGACCTGACGCGCATCTTCTGCGCCCATCTGGAGGACCAGCATCAGAAGAAGCCGCTGCTGCGTCTGCCCAAGATCGGGCTGCGGCGGCGCGAACTCGAGGGCTTCGCGATCGAGGGTGATCGCATCAGCTTTGCCGATCCCAAGGATATCGAGCGCGATCCCGCGTCAATCATGCGGCTGTTCCGCGTGGCGCAGATGCGTGAACTGGACATCCATCCCGAGGCGCTGCGCCTGATCACGCGCAACTTGCGGCGGATCGACAAGAAGGTTCGCGAGGACCCGCAGGCGAACGCCATTTTCATGGAGATGATGACCTCGCCCCGCGATCCGGCGACCACGCTGAGGCGGCTCAACGAGGCCGGCGTGCTGGGCCGCTTCATTCCCGACTTCGGCCGGGTGGTGGCGCAGATGCAGCACGACATGTACCACCATTACACGGTGGACGAGCATACCATCCGCGCCATCGAGATCCTTGCCAAGGTCGAGGCCGGCAATCTGGCCGACGAGCATCCGACCCTGCACAAAATCATCCACAAGGTGCTGTCGCGCCGGGTGATGTACATGTCGGTACTGCTGCACGACATCGCCAAGGGCCGCGGCGGCGACCATTCGGTGCTGGGCGCCAAGGTGGCACGCCGGCTGTGTCCCCGCATGGGGTTCACCGAGGGCGAGACCGAGGCGACGGCCTGGCTGGTGCGCTGGCACCTGATCATGTCGAACGTGGCGTTCAAGCGCGACATCAGCGACCCCAAGACGATCAAGGACTTCTGCGACGTGGTGCAGAGTCCCGAACGCCTGCGCCTGCTGCTGTGTCTGACGGTGGTCGACATCAAGGCGGTGGGGCCGGGCGTGTGGAACGGCTGGAAGGGCCAGCTGCTGCGCGAGCTCTATTTCAGCGCCGAGGACTATCTGACCGGCGGCCAGCTCGCCGAGGCATCTGGCCGGCGCGCCGGCTACGCCCGCGACGCGCTGCGCAAGGCGCTCACCGACTGGTCGGACGAGGCCTTCGAAACCTATGCCAAACGGCATTACGACCACTACTGGACCGGCACTCCCCTGGAAGTGCAGATCGACGACGCGCGCCTCGTCGTCAACACCGACGGGGCCGACCGCAAATACGCCATGACCACCAGCTCGGATACTTTCCGGGCGGCAACGAATCTGACGGTCTACACCCAGGATCATCCCGGCCTGTTTGCGCGCATCGCCGGTGCCATCGCCCTGCTCGACGCGTCCATTGTCGACGCCAAGATCTTCACCACCAAGGACGGCATGGCGCTCGATCACTTCACCATCCAGGACCGGGGCGACAAGGCGTTCACCGACGCCGCGCGGCTGAAGCGGCTGGAGAAGATGATCCGGCAGACCATGGCCGGCGAGGTGATCCCCAAGCGCGAACTGGCCAAGCCCGCCGCCATGCCCAGCCGCACGCGCAAGGTCTTCACCGTCGCGCCCATCGTGCTCATCGACAACAACGCCAGCCACACCCATACGGTGATCGAGGTCAACGGCCGCGACCGGCCCGGCTTCATCTATGATGTGACGCGTGCCCTGTTCGACCTGAAGCTGACCATCTCCAGCGCCCACATCGCCACCTTCGGCGAACGCGCGGTCGATACGTTCTATGTGCGCGACCTGTTCGGCCACAAGATCACCCATGAGGGCCGCCTCAGGGCCATCGAGGAACGGCTGCTGGAATCCGTGCGCGAGCCGGGCGGCGACAAGCGGCCACCAAAGAAGACGGAGTCCAAGGAAAACGCGCCCGCCAAGGCGCCGACGAAAGCCGCCAAGAATGCCGCTGCCGCCGAATAG
- the murJ gene encoding murein biosynthesis integral membrane protein MurJ, with protein sequence MSLWRATATIGGFTAISRIAGFARDILMTGVLGAGLVADCFVVAFKLPNFFRRLFAEGAFNAAFVPLFTRRLTEDPSGATARHFAEETQAVLLTALLAFTAIVQICMPWVMYVLAPGFSDDSAKFELAVELTRITFPYLLFISLVSLQGGILNACGKFAAVAGTPIILNLTMISAMLWLVPAYPPGHVLAFAVTAGGVLQFLWLFGALRQAGMGLRLRLPRLTADVRQLLKVMAPAAIGAGAMQVNLMVDLIIASFLPAGSISYLFYADRVNQLPIGVIGVAVGTALLPMLSRQVASGHEQDAASTMNRAMEMCLFFTIPCAVASMIVAEPLIATMFERGAFTAEDTWNTAMTLAVFAAGLPAYILVKILTPGFFARHDTATPVRYSIISLVLNTVISLALMKPFAQLGLAAATAIASWINVGLLAWGLHKRGHFTIDARLRQRFPRMLLAAAAMGLALWGASMVSGSWSGAEVKELPRILKLAAIVVGGIAVYGIVSQLVGALRLRELRGLMRGKTDS encoded by the coding sequence ATGTCACTCTGGCGCGCGACCGCGACCATCGGCGGCTTCACGGCGATCTCGCGCATTGCCGGCTTTGCCCGCGATATCCTGATGACCGGCGTCCTTGGGGCTGGCCTCGTCGCCGACTGTTTCGTGGTGGCCTTCAAGCTGCCGAACTTCTTCCGGCGCCTGTTCGCCGAGGGCGCGTTCAACGCCGCCTTCGTGCCGTTGTTCACGCGGCGGCTGACCGAAGATCCCAGCGGCGCGACCGCCCGGCACTTCGCCGAGGAAACCCAGGCGGTGCTGCTTACCGCCTTGCTGGCCTTTACCGCCATCGTCCAGATCTGCATGCCCTGGGTGATGTATGTGCTCGCGCCCGGTTTCAGCGACGATTCCGCCAAGTTCGAGCTGGCGGTCGAGCTGACCCGCATCACCTTTCCCTATCTGCTGTTTATCAGCCTGGTCTCGCTGCAGGGCGGCATCCTCAACGCCTGCGGCAAGTTCGCCGCCGTTGCCGGCACGCCGATCATCCTCAACCTGACCATGATTTCGGCCATGCTGTGGCTGGTGCCGGCCTATCCGCCTGGGCACGTGCTGGCCTTCGCGGTGACCGCTGGCGGCGTGCTGCAGTTTCTGTGGCTGTTCGGTGCGCTGCGCCAGGCGGGCATGGGGCTCAGGCTCAGGCTGCCACGGTTGACCGCCGACGTCAGGCAGTTGCTGAAGGTCATGGCGCCGGCCGCCATCGGCGCCGGGGCCATGCAGGTCAATCTGATGGTCGACCTGATCATCGCCTCGTTCCTGCCGGCCGGATCCATCTCCTATCTGTTCTATGCCGACCGCGTGAACCAGCTGCCCATCGGCGTGATCGGCGTCGCGGTTGGCACCGCGCTCCTGCCCATGCTGTCGCGGCAGGTGGCGTCGGGACACGAGCAGGATGCCGCGTCGACCATGAACCGGGCCATGGAGATGTGCCTGTTCTTCACCATCCCCTGCGCCGTCGCCTCGATGATCGTGGCCGAGCCGCTGATCGCCACCATGTTCGAGCGCGGCGCCTTCACCGCCGAGGACACCTGGAACACCGCGATGACGCTCGCCGTGTTCGCGGCCGGCCTGCCCGCCTACATCCTGGTCAAGATCCTGACGCCGGGGTTTTTCGCCCGGCACGACACGGCCACGCCGGTGCGCTATTCGATCATCAGCCTGGTGCTCAACACCGTGATCAGCCTGGCGTTGATGAAGCCCTTTGCTCAGCTCGGCCTGGCGGCTGCGACGGCTATCGCCTCGTGGATCAATGTCGGCCTGCTGGCCTGGGGGCTGCACAAGCGCGGCCACTTCACCATCGATGCCCGCCTGCGCCAGCGGTTTCCCCGCATGCTGCTCGCCGCCGCGGCCATGGGACTGGCGCTGTGGGGCGCGAGCATGGTTTCCGGTTCCTGGTCGGGCGCCGAGGTGAAGGAATTGCCGCGGATATTGAAACTGGCGGCGATCGTGGTTGGCGGCATCGCCGTCTATGGCATCGTTTCCCAGCTGGTCGGCGCACTCCGCCTGCGCGAGTTGCGCGGGCTCATGCGCGGCAAGACCGATAGTTGA
- the trpS gene encoding tryptophan--tRNA ligase gives MTATVFSGVQPTGNLHLGNYLGAIRNWVKMQGEYDCVYAIVDLHAITLFQAPDELRRNTLEVAAAVIACGVDPQRTVLFNQSQVPAHAELAWILNCVARMGWLSRMTQFKDKAGKHRERASVGLFVYPNLMAADILAYKATHVPVGEDQKQHLELARDIAQKFNVDYETEFFPLPEPLIFGEATRVMSLKDGTKKMSKSDPAEVSRINLADGPDEIARKIRKARTDAEPLPGTSKDLKDRPEARNLVGIYAALADMTADQVCAQYDGAQFSAFKQDLTDLAVAKLGPISAEFGRLRDDPAYVTGILNAGAEKARERSAPILRQIKDIVGFLQA, from the coding sequence GTGACGGCGACGGTATTTTCGGGCGTGCAGCCCACGGGTAACCTGCATCTGGGCAACTACCTCGGCGCCATCCGTAACTGGGTGAAGATGCAGGGCGAGTACGACTGCGTCTATGCCATCGTCGACCTGCATGCGATCACCCTGTTCCAGGCGCCCGACGAACTGCGCCGCAATACGCTCGAGGTCGCGGCGGCGGTGATTGCCTGCGGTGTCGATCCGCAGCGCACCGTGCTGTTCAACCAGAGCCAGGTGCCGGCCCACGCAGAACTGGCCTGGATTCTCAATTGCGTCGCCCGCATGGGCTGGCTGTCGCGCATGACCCAGTTCAAGGACAAGGCCGGCAAGCACCGCGAGCGTGCCAGCGTCGGCCTGTTCGTCTACCCGAACCTGATGGCCGCCGATATCCTGGCCTACAAGGCCACCCATGTGCCGGTGGGCGAAGACCAGAAGCAGCACCTGGAACTGGCCCGCGACATCGCCCAGAAGTTCAACGTGGACTACGAAACCGAGTTCTTCCCGCTGCCCGAGCCGCTGATCTTCGGCGAGGCGACCCGCGTAATGTCGCTGAAGGACGGCACCAAGAAGATGTCCAAGTCGGACCCGGCCGAGGTCTCGCGCATCAACCTTGCCGACGGCCCGGACGAGATCGCCCGCAAGATTCGCAAGGCGCGCACCGACGCCGAGCCGTTGCCGGGCACCTCCAAGGATCTGAAGGATCGGCCCGAGGCGCGCAATCTGGTGGGCATCTATGCCGCGCTTGCCGACATGACCGCCGACCAGGTCTGCGCCCAGTACGACGGCGCCCAGTTCTCGGCGTTCAAGCAGGACCTGACCGACCTGGCCGTGGCCAAGCTGGGACCCATCTCGGCCGAATTCGGCCGGTTGCGCGACGACCCGGCCTACGTGACCGGCATCCTCAATGCCGGCGCCGAGAAGGCGCGCGAGCGGTCGGCCCCGATCCTGCGCCAGATCAAGGACATCGTCGGCTTCTTGCAGGCCTGA
- a CDS encoding DUF4136 domain-containing protein — protein MATSSRLLIVLVAALALAGCASKFRSDVSSWHRLPQPSGETFVIDAKDPRKQGSLEFQQYAGLVAAELQRVGYRPAARGAQPTLVVRFDYGLDGAREKVRSYNSGFYGGGYYGYHRPYWGPWGGYGYGFDDHSDVRSFTVYQRRLELEIAEAGNPGQNLYETRVISDGRSNRLEEVMPLMVRALFTDFPGPSGVTRQISIDMDKSPAASGY, from the coding sequence ATGGCCACATCATCCAGACTTCTCATCGTGCTCGTTGCAGCCCTCGCTCTCGCGGGGTGCGCCAGCAAGTTCCGCAGCGATGTGTCGAGCTGGCACCGCCTGCCGCAGCCCTCGGGCGAAACCTTCGTCATCGACGCCAAGGACCCGCGCAAGCAGGGCAGCCTGGAGTTCCAGCAATATGCCGGGCTGGTTGCGGCCGAGTTGCAGCGGGTCGGCTACCGGCCGGCGGCGCGCGGCGCCCAGCCGACCCTGGTCGTTCGGTTCGATTACGGCCTGGACGGCGCCCGCGAGAAGGTGCGCTCCTACAACAGCGGATTCTATGGCGGTGGCTATTACGGCTATCACCGGCCCTATTGGGGTCCGTGGGGCGGCTATGGCTATGGATTCGACGATCATTCGGATGTGCGCTCCTTCACCGTCTATCAGCGCCGGCTGGAGCTCGAGATCGCCGAGGCGGGCAATCCCGGCCAGAACCTCTACGAAACGCGGGTGATCAGCGATGGCCGCTCGAATCGTCTCGAGGAGGTCATGCCCCTGATGGTCCGCGCCCTGTTCACCGACTTCCCAGGTCCCAGCGGCGTCACCCGCCAGATCAGCATCGACATGGACAAGTCTCCGGCGGCCAGCGGCTACTAG